The Ooceraea biroi isolate clonal line C1 chromosome 3, Obir_v5.4, whole genome shotgun sequence genome contains the following window.
aattgaaatcaatgcttctctaaagtggcgccatttACAACTTAACTGATATCGTAACCTTCTTTCGTCCTCGAAACCCTAAAACTTATGTCTAACtattttttctgtatttcGCTTAATTTTCCAAGGCTTTATTATCCAGTagaatatgttattataaagagagaacggttatttcaaaaaaacaaacatacacgcgtgtgcgcgcgcacacacacccacacacaaAGAGGTGGAGGTTTGGAGTCACAAAGAACGCACCCTGTACTTATGGGCATGGAAGCTTACattataaactttgaaacactgtaactcagcgaaaaatgatccaATTTAACCCATTAATGCCCAACAAGCTCGAATTCTTTGCTCATTTTCCAGCCTCAGTCTCGGAAAGAATCACGAAgcacatttttacaaaaacaatGATTCTTACTACTTTTGGGTGTGCTCTTTCGAATTCTGGGATCAAAATTGAGCCTCCGTGcttcagaaaaaaatatgacgtattaaaaattaaaaaacaccAAAAATTGAAGActtttttctaaatgttttttcttgtacAGATAAAGGGTTGGAATCCACTTCTAAATTCAACTATCGGTGCATAAAATAGTTGATCTTTAacgacgaattttttttgtttttcgaaaaattgcgTGATTGTCCTAAAATGACGTTTATATgagaaaattttcgaaaaatactgatttattgtaaataatctaataaagttcgaaatatcgaaGTTTCTGACACTTGAAACGTTACCAATTGTTGAGCTCATTACCGTAGATCATGTTTCAACCTTTGACTATATACCTATGGACTACTAATGGGCAGCCATTGTGCGATCCAAGATCTCAGCGCCACCAGGTACCAACGGCCAAACCAAGaactaataatcatatatttcgtgaacattgttttaagaatataatattcacattctcttatactacaatataaaacaaaatattcatgatcattgtattaatatgattttttaaatgctttttgaacagtaaaattgttgctcttttcatgttaaattgcaaaataacttcaaattcttttcttacttaCAATAAAGCATTAGGTACATGAGAATATAGTACAATAAAGTATActtgaaaggaaaaaattaagaaaataaaaacgtaatctTAAGAGActaaaaatcagttttattatacattacacTTACTGCTCTTTGaacaaaattagttttgtaaaatctttacggacatattttacatgtaagttACGTGTCAATTCTGTGCCAAaccaatataactttattttttaataaaactctattattgtttttatcattttatgtttgtgattttctaataaatcattatctaatacgtgcgcgtcaaaattggtaaaaagattttagacatttatttatatttcttattacgtgcaaagtcattctttgaaatgcgtgttttattttctattctataaatattaaatattttttctgtagtGCTCGTTATTGTATGAGGTATGGCCTCAATGATTAATCGACGTCCGTTCGTAAGTAAGTAAGGAGAAACCTCTCAGATTCAAGGATCTGTGCATTATCAACCATCGGAATTGCGGACCAATAATCGCAGAGAATTTAAGGAACCAAGtgtgaattctttatttcgagacGATTTTTATATTCCTGTTTTGGCTTTGTATCGTGTGATCGTACATGATTTGATACAACAATAACGAACCATTTTGTTTTCACTTAGAATTGGTCACTTATAACACCTCACATGCGTCATGAAACCACAGAACAAATGCTTCAGTCAAAGGTATATGTATGACTATTAGTTTTTGGCTTGGCCGTTGGGTGCGCTGAGATCTTGGATCGCATCTTTTACATTACCTAAGTGGCAACGTTAGCAGTCCATAGGTATATACGCAAAGGTTTCAACGTAATTTGTAACTTCAAAGGTGGCAGATCCAAGATGGCCgccaaaaatttcaaaaataatcagtttttctgttattatCGCTTCTGGAACTTCAATCCGGTAGAATTTCTACTATTTTAGGTGTTTTTGACATTGTTGATTACGAATATCAAGttagatttgcaaaatcagtttgtttaaacaaaattgtttaaacaatttactgcaaaattgtattttttctaaacttttatgCCAAATTCTTATTCTAcggaaaaaattatgtaagaaacatgttacatttttaacattacttGTAAAACCTGCTCTCTCATTACGTATCTCTTGGCGTATCACATGGAAGTATGAACACTTTTTTCTCCACTATTTCTCGTCAATTTACAGCttcatcgaaaatatattgggAGAACTAGAGCATATTTCCGACGTATTTTTTTCCGTAGAATAAGATTTTggcataaaagtttaaaaacagTTGACAGTTATTTCTAGTTAGTAAGTTATTCAATTTAAAAGAGTTTTATAGCGTGcattagttttttaaattgtcttagtattcaCTGCATtgtagtatttattatattacagaaaatgtAGGTTTATACACATAGGTTTCGAGTTACgagaagtttaatttatttttgtttatttctaatatttattatgtaagcAACCGATCGGTGTTTACCATCCTAGACAATAAGAGAACGAGGAGAAGTGTCGGTAAGCGGGAGTTCGGGATAGCTCAACGGACAGAGCAATCGCCCGGCAAGCGAAAGACCCGGGTTCGATTCCCGGCTCGGCTATCCGTGCTCCgtacatttttctctcgttcctcttacaattataatttgattagATATCGTTGTTCAGCCAGAATTTAACTAGATCACCATTTATTTCATCAACCAACACTGGCAATACAATATGAACGCGaacgcaacgtttcgaccaataTTATGGTCCTCTTCAGGCGTAACaatctttttctaaaatcGGTAATAAAACAATCCACAATACAAtagaataatatacaatataaaatataaaattaataaaacatacaatatacaatttacaatacaataaaataatatataacgaaCATGGTTGGTATCAAAACTAACTTACTGGCAGAAAAAGACAACGGTAAACTGTACAGCTTTTCGACAGACAGCAAAAGACGTCGGTGAACGCCGACAGCCAACAAGCAAGTGAATTCAAGGAGACAAACAGCCAATATTTGTCAGTATTAGATCATATATACCGGGTAACGATTTCGTATCCCTCTGCATATTGATAGAATTACTGTGCCTCTTAATAAAGACCATTTCAGCTATCTCCCTTTTCTTTAAGTTCATCTCGTGGTGTAAAACCTCAACATCTGACCATTTGAACGTATCGCCATCAAGACCCCTGTGCCTGCTGACCACGGACCAATCATTTTCGTCTTTCTTTATGTCCCGATATATGCTCCTTAATTCGCGTGTTTAGATGCCTTTTCGTCTGGCCAATGTAACAAGAATTGCATTCCTCACAATTAATCTTATAAACAACATTAGTTATTTTATCTTTCGTGAGCGCATCTTTACCTCGCTTTATTATACGATCCAATCTATTAAACGCTTTGCATACAATACTCAAACGACAACGCTTAAGCCTCTCACTTAAACCCTTTATATACGGAATagtaataattgttttgttattatgTTCCTCGTACTATTGGTATTTACTATTTCACTGTCACTACCCTTATCAGTTCTATGCTTAATACTTTTAGTCTGcttttaatatgttattaataaactcAATCGGATaagaattgtttaataaaatcgatCTCACAATTTGAATGTTACCACCATAGAATCTCTTATTAGCTACAAGACGCTCTGTCAATTAAATTCGTAATAACACTAACTTTATGTTGTACAGGATTGTTAGCAAAAACATTCAAATATCGGCCGAAAAGGTTAGTTTCCGATACCAATCAGTGATAAGCAATCCATTGTCACGAATCACCATTGTATCCAGAAAACTCAACGACCTATTGTTCTCTACTTCCAATGTAAAGCCTAATCGTAGATGGTAACTATTCAAATTTCTAGAGCCACATGTATCATATCAGTCATACCTATAAAGACTTTAACTGAAAAACCAAATTTCTGTATACAACACTTCTCCAAGTAGTCCATGACATCGTTACCCGGTATATATGATCTAATACTGACAAATATTGGCTGTTTGTCTCCTTGAATTCACTTGCTTGTTGGCTGTCGGCGTTCACCGACGTCTTTTGCTGTCTGTCGAAAAGCTGTACAGTTTACCGTTGTCTTTTTCTGCAGTAAGTTAGTTTTGATACCAACCATGttcgttatatattattttattgtattggtaaattgtatattgtatgttttattaattttatattttatattgtatatattctATTGTATTGTGGATTGTTTTATTACCgattttagaaaaagattGTTACGCCTGAAGAGGACCATAAtattggtcgaaacgttgcgttCGCGTTCATATTGTATTGCCAGTGTTGGTTGATGAAATAAATGGtgatctattgggttgttcaAAAAGTCGTTGCGTTTATTTCCGATAGATGGCTTTAgttgtatatttaatgtattgaaCGCATCTATAAATTCATGAGTCTATGCGCGGTTGATAGTTGACACTTATAGCTTCCATCAAGGAAAAAAGCACGCGAATCGATCAACAGTTATTCTTTCTATAACGTTTTGGAAATGGAGAGTCAACACGAGCATTTTCGGCaagttttactttattacttccgaaaaggaaAGAACGCCGTGCAGGCTTGTGAAAATTTGCGAAAAGTTTATGGTAATGAAGCCCTAAAAAATCGCCAATGTCAATATTGGTTTGCTCGTTTCCGTTCTGGTGACTATAGCGCGAAAAATGCACCTCGCTCAGGTCGGCCATCAGAGgttgataatgataaaataaaggcaTTAGTTGAAGCGAATCGACATTCTACCATTCGTGAGCTCGCTGAGGCactaaaaatatcgattggAAGCGTTCACCTTCATTTGAAACAACTTGGTTACGTCAGTAAGCTCGATGTTTGGGTCCCACATGAATTGAAAGTTCACCTCATAAAACGCATAGACATCTGCGATCAACTTCTGAAACGTGAACAATCCGACCCATTTCTGAAACGCATGATTActggcgacgaaaaatggattgtcTACAACAATGTGAAGCGAAAGCGATAGTGGAGCAAGTCCGATGAGCCGGCCCAAAGCACATCAAAAGCAGACATCCACCAGAAAANNNNNNNNNNNNNNNNNNNNNNNNNNNNNNNNNNNNNNNNNNNNNNNNNNNNNNNNNNNNNNNNNNNNNNNNNNNNNNNNNNNNNNNNNNNNNNNNNNNNGATGTTCGGTAATAAACATTTCGACGTGGACACCCGTGATAACATATTTGTCGACGGCGTGCGATACATCGGTACACCCGGTCTTTACGAActgattttcatgaaatgtcCTAACAAAGTCGTGTACACAGTTAATGATTTGCATGCGTACAAGAGCATGCTGCTGACGACGAATGCGCATAGACGCAAATACATCGCGCATGGTCAAGTAAAGAGCAACAAGGGTTACAAGTACAACCACGTAATCGCACCGTTACTGTCAATCGTACCTAAGAAGCAATCTGGAAGAGGATTAACTCGCGCTGTGACATTAAACGACAATGTGACACTAAACAACAATGTATCGATTACGTGCACTGGAACGATCCCAACGAACTGGTGGATCGTCTGCGATTGCTCGAAGCTTCGCGCCAAGTGGGAAATAACAACCATGATAATGAGATTCTGTCGATTATCGAAAAACTTCGCGAGGCAGGtctcattataaattaaatagtaCATCAATGAAACGAATCAGTCAATCGTGTGCACCAACATGCCAATCAACAAGTTTGGTGTATTACTTGAACGAAGGGAGGCACCGATGAACAATCTGTATTATGAGTTCAGTGGAGTAGTGAGAAAACTACGTACGTGCAAACGCATTGTGTCGCCACGCTGCTGATTTTGACGCACAGTCGCGCAAAATTCGTCGTGTAGCGCAGCCCGAGGCTGATACCGACGCTGTCAACAAACTATACGTGGAACAGTACGTTAAAATGTCGTGGAATCAACATGCAGAATTTGAGAGGAAGCTGAGTATTGCGTTCGAGGAGGATACGCAAGCGTTATGGGCTGCGATAAAGGAGCTTCGACTACTGCTATCGACTACTGCTGCATCAGAAACGACTAATAGAACGGCAACGAACGGCCAACGAAAAGTGTCGAACGGCTCACGAACGACTTAGGAACGGCTCAAGAAAGGGTCTGGAACAGCGACGAACGGGGCAAGAACGGCTCTGGAAAGGCGTCGAACGTTTACAAACAGTTTGAGACATATAACTACACGCCTAACAGTCGTTGATTGTATCGCCAAAACATGCGATCGCGAAAATCCGATGGACGTAAAAAGATTGTCAGTTCCGAGAAACGGCGACTCGTCGAGGAACTGCATGCTCCGGCGAGAAGAACTTTTCCACAAAGACCGTCATAGTCTGCGGATACCATGACCTGTGGCAAGCTGACATAGTGGAGATGTGCCCAtactcacgtttcaacaaagGCTACAATTATATACTCACAATTATAGATGTGTTGAGCAAATATGCATAGGCCGTACCGCTCAAGAGTAAATGCGGAAGCGAGACAGCCGATGCGTTTGCAAAGCTATTTCGAAAGAATGGAAGTGTCCAAACAATTTGCATACTGACAGAGGAAAGGAATTCTACAATGCTGACGTGCAGCGGCTCCTGATGAAACATGATATCAATCACTATTTTACGTATTCACCCATGAAAGCCTCGGTCGTGGAACGTTCAATCGTACGCTAAAGAACGACATGTGGAAAATGTTTACGCTCAATGGAAACTATAGATGGATCGACGAACTACAGCAGCTCGTCGCAAAGTACAACGCGCGAAAACATCGGACGATCGGTATGCGACCCATCGATGTAACGGCCAAGATCGCGGATAAACTCTTGGCCACGGTGTACAGCAACGTAAAGATTGCAGCCCCGGCGCGATTCACAGTAGGTGACCCGGTACGCGTCAGCAAGTACAAGACGGTCTTCGACAAGGGCTACACGCTAAACTGGACGACCGAGGTATTCAGAATCATCAAGGTGCAGACGACTAATCCCGTGACCTATCTCATCGAGGATTCGCGCGGCGAGCCAATCGCCGGAGGATTCTACGAACACGAATTGCATCACGTTGCTAATCCGAACATATATCTCGTGGAAAAGGTGTTACGCAGAAAGGTGCCGAGGTTTACGTGAAATGGCTGGGATTCGATGATTCGCACAATTCATGGATACACAAGGATAATGtagtttagaaatatatttcgtattgTAGTGGAATATCTacgacaaaaaatatatacaaattcaTATGAACATTACAAAACCTGTATTTCCTATTTACATGGTATCCGATAATGCCCCCATGGTAACGTGTCGTTAGAACCGGCTATACCATAACGCTTATCGTCGTACGGACTTAGAGCGATTTCGGCTCTGACACAGTGTACACCTCATGCAATTTTGATCTTATGCATGATTGGCGTCGGCGTCACTTCCGTATGATCTTTCAGACACCGCGTGTAGTCTTCAAATGTTATCGCTTTCGATACGACATTACTCTTGACACCTTTCGCTTTTTTGGCGTCTTTCCTACTGGCCACTCTCACAGCGTACATCTTCGCTCTAAGCCCGACGAACTCTGTCATTATCGCGCCGTTGTTTTCGTCCTTCATCAAACCGGGTACCTTTTTATTTGCGAGTGGCATTCCATACACATTATCGACCTCGTAATCGCTCGTATCGAATCTCGCAACATCATGTTTCATTTGCTCGTACACGTCGTCGCACTCGATATGGTAAATTAAAACTATCCGTATccgtgtacatgatcttgcATTTTTCGCGATAAAGAGGTACCATATACTCGTGATGAAATTCGTACAAACACGTCTTAGATATGTCGAGTATGCACGAATTTCATCACGAGTATATGGTACCTCTTTATCGCGAAAAATgcaagatcatgtacacggATACGGATAGTTTAATTTACCATATCGAGTGCGACGACGTGTACGAGCAAATGAAACATGATGTTGCGAGATTCGATACGAGCGATTACGAGGTCGATAATGTGTATGGAATGCCACTCGCAAATAAAAAGGTACCCGGTTTGATGAAGACGAAAACAACGGCGCGATAATGACAGAGTTCGTCGGGCTTAGAGCGAAGATGTACGCTGTGAGAGTGGCCAGTAGGAAAGACGCCAAAAAAGCGAAAGGTGTCAAGAGTAATGTCGTATCGAAAGCGATAACATTTGAAGACTACACGCGGTGTCTGAAAGATCATACGGAAGTGACGCGACGCCAATCATGCATAAGATCAAAATTGCATGAGGTGTACACTGTGTCAGAGCCGAAAATCGCTCTAAGTCCGTACGACGATAAGCGTTTATGTATAGCCGGTTCTAACGACACGTTACCATGGGGACATTATCGGATACCATTGTAAATAGGAAATACAGGTTTTGTAATGTTCATatgatattgtatatattttttgtcgtAGATATTCCACTAcaatacgaaatatatttctaaactaCATTATCCTTGTGTATCCATGAATTGTGCGAATCATCGAATCCCAGCCATTTCACGTAAACCTCGGCACCTTTCCTGCGTAACACCTTTTCCACGAGATATATGTTCGGATTAGCAACGTGATGCAATTCGTGTTCGTAGAATCCTCCGGCGATTGGCTCGCCGCGCGAATCCTCGATGAGATAGGTCACGGGATTAGTCGTCTGCACCTTGATGATTCTGAATACCTCGGTCGTCCAGTTTAGCGTGTAGCCCTTGTCGAAGACCGTCTTGTACTTGCTGACGCGTACCGGGTCACCTACTGTGAATCGCGCCGGGGCTGCAATCTTTACGTTGCTGTACACCGTGGCCAAGAGTTTATCCGCGATCTTGGCCGTTACATCGATGGGTCGCATACCGATCGTCCGATGTTTTCGCGCGTTGTACTTTGCGACGAGCTGCTGTAGTTCGTCGATCCATCTATAGTTTCCATTGAGCGTAAACATTTTCCACATGTCGTTCTTTAGCGTACGATTGAACCGTTCCACGACCGAGGCTTTCATGGGTGAATACGTAAAATAGTGATTGATATCATGTTTCATCAGGAGCCGCTGCACGTCAGCATTGTAGAATTCCTTTCCTCTGTCAGTATGCAAATTGTTTGGACACCTTCCATTCTTTCGAAATAGCTTTGCAAACGCATCGGCTGTCTCGCTTCCGCATTTACTCTTGAGCGGTACGGCCTATGCATATTTGCTCAACACATCTATAATTGTGAGTATATAATTGTAGCctttgttgaaacgtgagtaTGGGCACATCTCCACTATGTCAGCTTGCCACAGGTCATGGTATCCGCAGACTATGACGGTCTTTGTGGAAAAGTTCTTCTCGCCGGAGCATGCAGTTCCTCGACGAGTCGCCGTTTCTCGGAACTGACAATCTTTTTACGTCCATCGGATTTTCGCGATCGCATGTTTTGGCGATACAATCAACGACTGTTAGGCGTGTAGTTATATGTCTCAAACTGTTTGTAAACGTTCGACGCCTTTCCAGAGCCGTTCTTGCCCCGTTCGTCGCTGTTCCAGACCCTTTCTTGAGCCGTTCCTAAGTCGTTCGTGAGCCGTTCGACACTTTTCGTTGGCCGTTCGTTGCCGTTCTATTAGTCGTTTCTGATGCAGCAGTAGTCGATAGCAGTAGTCGAAGCTCCTTTATCGCAGCCCATAACGCTTGCGTATCCTCCTCGAACGCAATACTCAGCTTCCTCTCAAATTCTGCATGTTGATTCCACGACATTTTAACGTACTGTTCCACGTATAGTTTGTTGACAGCGTCGGTATCAGCCTCGGGCTGCGCTACACGACGAATTTTGCGCGACTGTGCGTCAAAATCAGCAGCGTGGCGACACAATGCGTTTGCACGTACGTAGTTTCTCACTACTCCACTGAACTCATAATACAGATTGTTCATCGGTGCCTCCCTTCGTTCAAGTAATACACCAAACTTGTTGATTGGCATGTTGGTGCACACGATTGACTGATTCGTTTCATTGATGtactatttaatttataatgagaCCTGCCTCGCGAAGTTTTTCGATAATCGACAGAATCTCATTATCATGGTTGTTATTTCCCACTTGGCGCGAAGCTTCGAGCAATCGCAGACGATCCACCAGTTCGTTGGGATCGTTCCAGTGCACGTAATCGATCACATTGTTGTTTAGTGTCACATTGTCGTTTAATGTCACAGCGCGAGTTAATCCTCTTCCAGATTGCTTCTTAGGTACGATTGACAGTAACGGTGCGATTACGTGGTTGTACTTGTAACCCTTGTTGCTCTTTACTTGACCATGCGCGATGTATTTGCGTCTATGCGCATTCGTCGTCAGCAGCATGCTCTTGTACGCATGCAAATCATTAACTGTGTACACGACTTTGTTAGgacatttcatgaaaatcagTTCGTAAAGACCGGGTGTACCGATGTATCGCACGCCGTCGACAAATATGTTATCACGGGTGTCCACGTCGAAATGTTTATTACCGAACATCATTCCATCCTGACCGAGATAAACGCCGTACACGTTATCTATGCCGCTCTCTCGATCACCGCTCAGGACAGAGCTTACGTATTGTTGTCCTAGCGGACCTAGCTGACTGTGCAGCATCTCTCGACCCTCCGGTATTTGCAGCGTGTGATGAACGGAAGTTCGTAGCGATTCGTTCGTGGTTTCGAAATCTTCATCGGAAGAGATTTCGATCGCGGACCGTTCAAACGGTTGCGGCGCTACTTTCATCGGGGTAGAGGTTGTCATGTTGAATGGAACTCGTTTTCGCTTGGGCGGTGACGTTCTCGGTGATGCATCCAACGAGAGTTTCctcttattattatgtacCACATTAATCTCACTCTGCGGGGATAATGTTTCACTCTCTGTCTTTGGTATTGCTCATCGGTTCGTCGTTCTGTATGAGCGGGCTGGATGTATCGTCCGTGGTATTATCGACAAGCTTCTGCAGAGGTTCGATGATCGGTCTAAAGTGTCTCTCCAACGCGGCATCTTCCACCATCTTGCCAGTCTTTAGAGCGTGATGCTTCTTGCGGATGGAATCACTGATTTTCGCAATTTCCTTCACCATCCTCTCGCGCGCTTGAATATCTGTATCGGCAGTAAACGTCGCCATGTCGTAACGGGGTTCGGACGGTTCACCGAACACGTATTAACGGTGACTAACCACTTTATGGTATCGCAAACTCATTAAATCCGTTTCTATACCGCCCATTAGTGATCGCGCTGTCCT
Protein-coding sequences here:
- the LOC113561642 gene encoding histone-lysine N-methyltransferase SETMAR-like; this translates as MESQHEHFRQVLLYYFRKGKNAVQACENLRKVYGNEALKNRQCQYWFARFRSGDYSAKNAPRSGRPSEVDNDKIKALVEANRHSTIRELAEALKISIGSVHLHLKQLGYVSKLDVWVPHELKVHLIKRIDICDQLLKREQSDPFLKRMITGDEKWIVYNNVKRKR